In Amphiura filiformis chromosome 2, Afil_fr2py, whole genome shotgun sequence, one DNA window encodes the following:
- the LOC140136908 gene encoding adhesion G-protein coupled receptor D1-like, protein MLMSVFCCMLVEALHLYRMIVLVFGIERNFRATYVVISWGVPIIMTTITATIGRENLHDKERCWLAGRFIWAFIAPVVAILTTNLAILVVIVNKTMAAAGMHGKDKIHSIIIGLRSSALLVPMVGGTWLTGLLGNININAAYVFDVLSSLQGLYLVFVTCYVNSEVRDTLKREWSRKNGRVEHVTVSHNLILIDKSLKCNIHK, encoded by the exons ATGCTCATGTCAGTGTTTTGCTGCATGCTCGTAGAGGCTTTACACCTGTACCGTATGATAGTGCTTGTTTTCGGAATTGAGAGAAACTTTAGAGCTACTTACGTTGTCATTAGCTGGG GAGTGCCTATAATAATGACCACCATTACAGCTACAATTGGTAGAGAAAATTTGCACGATAAAGAAAG GTGTTGGTTGGCAGGAAGGTTTATTTGGGCCTTCATCGCCCCCGTCGTTGCCATTCTGACG acAAATTTAGCAATCCTAGTGGTCATCGTGAACAAAACCATGGCAGCAGCAGGGATGCATGGAAAGGATAAAATTCACTCCATCAT AATTGGACTACGGAGTTCTGCTTTGTTAGTCCCAATGGTTGGAGGAACCTGGTTGACTGGACTTCTTGGTAACATCAACATAAATGCCGCGTACGTGTTTGATGTACTCAGTTCCTTGCAG GGGCTCTATCTGGTTTTCGTCACCTGCTATGTTAACTCCGAG GTTCGTGATACATTGAAGAGAGAATGGAGTCGGAAAAATGGACGGGTGGAACATGTTACTGTAAGCCACAATCTCATTTTAATTGATAAATCATTAAAGTGTAACATTCATAAATGA